CACTCCTGTATCGGGCACAGTCTCAGAGTTGGGAGGGGTCAGGGGTGCGCCCTGACCATTAGGACCCCAGCAACAGTAGAGGAACAATTCAAACACAAACATTAAATGAAGTGAAAGCAGATTGTCGAGACCTGTCATAAACTCCTGGAGATGCTGCAGTCACTTCACACACCAGAGGAGGTTAATGGGGAAGCTCAGTGACAGTGCAGAGTACCAGAGTGGAACACATTCAGGTATAATGTCCAGATTGACAGAAACCCCTGGAGATGCTGCAGCCACTTCACACACCAGAGGAGGTTAACAGGGAAGCTCAGTGACAGTGCAGAGTATCAGAGTGGAACACATTCAGGTACAATGCCCAGACTGACTTTGGAGCAAATCTTTTCTGGAACCTGGGAAGGGCAGTTGAAAGACCAGAAACACATCCATTGGCACACATGTACTCATACGTAGGCATCCTCGCACACGCGCTTAgccgccctcacacacacgcaaCATGCATAGGTGCACTCGCAcgcaccgcgcacacacacaccccacacacccacccacaggcaCATAGACACGCACGTATGTGTGCCCGCTCACAGATACACAAGCACTAAATATTCAATAACGTGCCTCTTGTCAGTACTGTGGAACATAAAACCAGGGTCCCTGTCACATTGTGCCCCCTCAGGATGTACAAGATCCTGAGGCCAATTTGATGAAGAGAAGGAAGGCAGCACCTACCCAGACCACTCCTTTCCCAGCCTGGTGTCCGAGCGGCAGTATTATCCTTCACACAGCCTGACGTGGTATCTGGTGGTAATCGgagtgtttgtgggatcttgctgtgcagtccCTGCCGAGTTTCCCACGTGAAAACAGTGAACGTGTTTCAAATACAAAAAGCTGCCGTGTTGATTGAAAGGTCTGGGCCAGTCTGAAAAGGCACAGGAGGAAGACGATCTCTTCCTTTTGATGGGTCACTCCTGCAGTGCAGCCCCTGCCGTTCTGTGGGAGGAGACGGCGACTGCCacatgcacagtaagatcccacaaagtgTTATGCAACACAGGGTCAGGAACCTAATTTCAGTGGGGGTTTGAGGGACACTGGAGAGAACTTCCCTCCCCATCCTGCTGTTGCTGTTTATATTTTACATTCGCTTGAGGGGGTGGACAGGGACAGATGGAGAGCAAGACCCACCGGGATCATCCGGGAATGACTGATTCAGGCGCCTCCCGTCCCATCGTCAGCCCCAACACATCCTTCATTCGTGGCTCAGCAAAGGGAGTTGAAGAATCAATGAATGAATACCCAGTGACAAAATGCACAGTCGTTGCTGCCAACATCTCCGGCCATTCCTGTGGTCATGTGTACACGGGCCAGCTgtctgtctctttgtgtgtgtgttgggtggggggggcatgCGATGGGAGAGCAGGTTACCTGGAGCCTGCCTGGTCCGACGTTAACCAGGCGGAAGCAGATTCAGTCCAGTGTTATCACCCTCGGGCGTTGTCTCTCCGAGCGATGGGAGGGCAAGTTACCTGGAGCCGGCCTGGTCAGACGTTAACCAGGCGGAAACAGATTCAGTCCAGTGTCGATCATCCTCGGGCGTTGTCTCTCCGAGCGATGGGAGGAGAGTGGGACCATCACAGGACCAGCCCCCCGCCCGTGTACTCCACTCTCTGTGAAAAGAGGGGAACGTCAGGAATAGGAGTGGGAATAGTTCCtggcgagcctgctccactattcagcaagatcacggctgatcatcgacctcaactccactcttccccacccctcaaTTCCCAAGGATATCTCCACCTCAGCCTTGAACGCACTCAATGACAGAACATCCAGCATTCCCTGGgatagagaatgccaaagattcacaaaccctctgggtgaagaaattctccctcatctcagtccaaaatggccgccCCTTATCGAGACTGGCcccgtgtccctgactctctgggaATTAGCCTCTCCGCATCAACCTTATGGAGTCTCCTCAGAATTTCACACCTTTCAATCGGAGCATCTAAACTGCAGGGAATGTTGGGCCCATTGCTCAGGCTCCAGAGCACTGaccggtctcctcctcttcctattTTCTTGGCTCCCCCTCACATTCCGAGTTCAGATCTTACCTGGGGCGGCTGGAGGAATGCCAGCCAGTCGGAGGAGTGTGTGGGCAGCAGCCCCATCGCCTGGCACTTGTAGACGGCTAGGGCCAACCCCAGCAGGTTGCCGATGAAGTAGAGCAGACGCTGCAGCCAGTGCTGAGTCGAATTCCCCAGGACCTTAAAGACTGGGAGTGAGAATAAAAAAACAGAAAGATCAGGAACAGGGGAGAGACTGTGAAATGTTCATAGAGAATTGGGGGATCCTTGTACTCAAATCACAAACAGACAGCATGGAGatacagcaagaaattaggaaggcaGATGTTCCGTTAGCCTTCACCGAGGGatggcgccagggaccggggtttgattacagctttgggtgactgtccgtgctgagcctgcacattcaccctgtgtcagcctgagtttcctccgggttctctggtttcctcccacagtccaaagatgtacaggttaggtggattggccatgataaattgccccttaagtgtccaaaggtaaggtggggGTACAGGGACAGGGAGGGAATTGGGTCTCTGTATAGTGGCCTTtcaaatggttggtgcagactcgatgggccaaattgcctctttctgcactgtagggtttctatgattcactGGAGTTTGAGTGAGGAAATctttctgcaattgtacagagtTTTGGTCAAACACAGGAGGAATAACTtatgcagtttgggtctccttatctaCAGAATTGTCAAGGAGAGAGGGTAACAAAGACTCAccagattggttcctgggatgacaggattgtccAACGAGGAGAGATTGGGAAGAATGGGCCTTTACTCTCTTGGGTTTACGAGACTGAGAGTTGATCTGATTGAAACAGATATAATTGTAAAGAGGGTTTGACAGGGAGATGCGGAGACACGGTTTCCTCTGGCTGCAGAATCCGGAACACAGAGACATAGCCTCAGGGGGGCAGCTAGTTCGGACTGAGCTGAAGAGGAATTTCCTCACCCCATGAGTTGTCTCTaacccagagagttgtggatgttCAATCACTGATTATATTCCAGGCTGAGATCAATGGATTGTTGGACACCAAGAgaaatctcagggagatatctgtacactgactggtgtcttcaaTTAACCCATCTCccccagggggatatctgtacaatgaAGGTAGAAACCTACTTTGCCACCCCTAatatgttttacttttgtttttatatattttatCAACCTGAGAACCAGTTGCTATAGTATTTTGAGCCATAGAAATAGAATAACCCCATGTCACTTGGCAGTTACTCATCAACAAACTAACTTCTTCTCCTGTAGCAGAGTAAGACCACTTCTTCAAGGCTGAGAAAGCTGGAGAGTAAAAGAGCTCCTCTTCCCTGTCCTTCCTGAACTCCCTTATTCACCCAGCTCTCTGTTCTAAGTCCCATTCAAATGATGCCAGTTAAAAGCTGTTTCTCAGCTGCAGAATCAATACAATACTCACTTGGCGACATGGACATCAGTGCGTGTATAGGTCTCCAGGCCATCATGCAAACCATCATGATAGGGAAGATGGAGATGTTGTTGCCGGCTGTGTACATAATGAACAGATTCATGGGCAGCTGCTTCAATGGGCCAAAGGCGATGTCCCAGCAGAGCTGAAAACAGAAAGTGAGCAGGGCATCAGTAAAGGGAGCCAGGTTGGGGAAGGTCACGTACTGATCTTACACCCAGGGCTGGAAATAAGGATGACGGTTAACACCACAAAAGGTTCCTTTAGTACATGGGGTGCAGCGGTTCACCAACCCAGTTTACCACTGTTGACAAACCAAGCCTGGCCAGCTGGACAACGAGGACACATTCAAATCCAACTTACTTTCTCAACCAGGATCCGGTCTGTTTCTTGGACGCGGATGTCTGGAAGCTGTTTGTCTGAATATGCGACTGGGCTCATGAAGTCGCCCTGGCCATACTGTTGATCATGGCTCCTGTGAGAAACAGAGAACACAAATTGGGTCACCTCAGCAAGCCCTTCAGGACCCTcttaaaagagggagtctctccatcagggatccCACTGTGGTGGCAATACTGCCAGCATGAACTAAACCATGAGCAAGCCTAGGGCACACTGCATGCACCAAACTGCCATGGGATTGGACAGCCACAAAGTGCATTGGAGTCAACTGACAATCAGGGTGCCAATCCCCTTGTCCAGTCCTCCGTTAAAAGGCGATTGCACCGAGTCACCGGAGGCAATGAATTTTTGCTTGAAAGTGAACGATGTTGAATGTCGAGAGAGACCCACTGCAGCACCCGGCCCCAGAAACGAGCAATCGTTCCTCCAGCCAACACTCAGGTGGGGGgctgaaaccaagatggcgtcgcagGGTCGTGACCCCGGGAAAAGAAGCCAAGTGGAGTCGGAGTGGTTTCTGGGAGATTTGAGAAGCTGCTTTCTGCCAAGGGGCCAAGTGAGGGGCGGAAAGTTTTAGGTTGATGCCCACATCCCCGGGTCAGTGTGCGGTGCCCTCCATGCGAGAGAGCAGGCTGGCCCGGCCTGCGCCTCCTACTCGAGCCCCAGGCTCCAGCGCGGCCTCTGCACCTGCGGCTGCCGCTCGGGTTGAGCTCGAGGGTCCACTTCTGCCAGCGCGCGCGGTTGGCGAGCGCCGCCCCCGCAGCCATGGCAACGCCGGCGACCGTTAACCGTCCCTCCTCAAATCTGATCCGGGGAATAATCCGCGCGCTTCCGTCAACAAACCACACCCGCTGCAATGCGCATGCGCTGCTGTCCGGACGTCCTCGGCGAAATGCAGACATCGCTCACGTCTCCCCCATCTTTGTTAGGGGCACGTCGAGCAACCAAATGTCAACGGTTTCTTCACAAGTGATGcgagacttgctgagtttatccagcattttttaatttcagatttctagcatccacaatattttactTCTATTCCCGGCCCATTTCTACCTCACATGTAACTGGGTATCATGAG
This portion of the Scyliorhinus torazame isolate Kashiwa2021f chromosome 5, sScyTor2.1, whole genome shotgun sequence genome encodes:
- the LOC140419523 gene encoding ER membrane protein complex subunit 4-like, with product MAAGAALANRARWQKWTLELNPSGSRRSHDQQYGQGDFMSPVAYSDKQLPDIRVQETDRILVEKLCWDIAFGPLKQLPMNLFIMYTAGNNISIFPIMMVCMMAWRPIHALMSMSPIFKVLGNSTQHWLQRLLYFIGNLLGLALAVYKCQAMGLLPTHSSDWLAFLQPPQRVEYTGGGLVL